A single genomic interval of Lepidochelys kempii isolate rLepKem1 chromosome 13, rLepKem1.hap2, whole genome shotgun sequence harbors:
- the LOC140897023 gene encoding olfactory receptor 5AR1-like, with protein MDPVEPMGRENDTSVTKFILLGLSSNPAEQLILFGVFTAIYLVALMGNMLILLLVSLDSRLHTPMYFFLVNLSMVDIGYTSCTVPKMLANYLSQDKSISWAGCLSQMFFFISFGGIECLLLGVMAYDRYVAICHPLQYGAFMSRRVCALLAAAAWVMGLTNSAVHSSLMSILSFCRSNILHHFFCDIPPLFQLSCSDTQTNQAVTFALGGAVILGSFLGTLVSYVYIVMAVLRIRTREGRLKAFSTCASHLTVVSLYFGTIIFTYIRPNSTYSQDQDQALPVLYGIVTPMLNPIIYSLRNKDVKRALRKALARS; from the coding sequence ATGGACCCCGTGGAGCCGATGGGGAGGGAGAACGACACCTCAGTGACCAAATTCATCCTCCTCGGTCTCTCCAGCAacccagcagagcagctcatccTCTTTGGGGTCTTCACAGCCATCTACCTGGTGGCCCTGATGGGCAACATGCTCATCTTACTGCTGGTCAGCCTGGACTCCCGGCTCCACACACCCATGTACTTCTTTCTGGTCAACCTCTCGATGGTGGACATCGGCTACACCAGCTGCACCGTACCCAAGATGCTGGCCAATTACCTGTCGCAGGACAAGTCCATCTCGTGGGCCGGTTGCCTCTCCCAGATGTTCTTCTTCATCTCCTTTGGGGGGATCGAGTGCCTGCTACTGGGGGTCATGGCCTACGACCGATACGTGGCCATCTGTCACCCGCTACAATACGGTGCGTTCATGAGCCGGCGGGTGTGCGCCCTGCTGGCTGCAGCCGCCTGGGTCATGGGCTTGACCAACTCGGCAGTGCACTCATCCCTGATGTCCATCCTGTCCTTCTGCCGAAGCAACATCCTCCACCACTTCTTCTGCGACATCCCCCCACTCttccagctctcctgctctgacacCCAGACCAATCAGGCTGTCACTTTTGCCTTGGGGGGTGCCGTGATCCTGGGCTCCTTCCTGGGGACTTTGGTGTCTTATGTGTACATTGTGATGGCCGTTCTCAGGATCCGCACGAGGGAAGGGCGCCTCAAGGCCTTCTCCACCTGTGCCTCCCACCTGACTGTGGTCAGCCTCTACTTTGGCACCATTATCTTCACCTACAtccgccccaactccacctaCTCACAGGACCAGGATCAGGCACTGCCCGTGCTCTATGGCATTGTCACCCCCATGCTCAACCCCAttatctacagcctgaggaacaaggaTGTGAAAAGGGCGCTCCggaaagccctggctaggagctAG